One genomic region from Reichenbachiella ulvae encodes:
- a CDS encoding LytTR family transcriptional regulator DNA-binding domain-containing protein, with product MYTISKVTCKVEPWFSGSIRIHLRDGSIVEVSRRQTPKFKELMSF from the coding sequence ATTTACACGATAAGCAAAGTCACTTGTAAAGTAGAGCCCTGGTTCAGTGGCAGCATCCGCATCCATCTGCGCGATGGCTCCATCGTAGAGGTATCACGCAGGCAGACGCCGAAGTTTAAAGAGTTGATGAGTTTTTAA
- a CDS encoding BspA family leucine-rich repeat surface protein yields the protein MSKYLRLLLALMLLTSYSTQAQDRPFITTWETTESNESITIPTARSGYSYTVDWGDGSTDETVYTRGATHSYEDAGIYTVSITGDFPRIYFNDRGSNKYKILTIEQWGDIEWRSMESAFSGCNKLTLSPDLSDTPDLSRVNSMKYMFHRTSSLINGNLNEWDVSNVTNMDHTFAYSAFNDDLSDWDVSKVTDMRYMFWHSSFNQDLSTWDVGNVTVMTAMFWGTPFNGDISNWDVSNVTYMGGMFLGTSFNGDISNWDVSNVTYMDLMFEKAQFNGDISNWDVSNVASMSHMFHDTDFNGDISSWDVSSVINMTGMFKQNNFFNQNISDWDVSSVTHTAQMFEEAKSFNQDLANWDISQLEEMDNMFDFSGMSNNQYDRLLEGWSTLDNGETQIPEGLTLGASEIAYCNGGEAREQLINDYGWTINDAGQECTSFITTWKTTTTDETITLPTTGTGYSYTVDWGDGSSDETIYAAGASHSYTDAGTYTVTISGDFPRIHFNNAGDKDKIQSVEQWGTGLWSSMEGAFYGCSNLIINASDAPNYKEVKSLSNAFKEASKFNATVHLWDVSNVTDMSGTFENASTFNQSLGQWDISQVTDMKNLFSGTAITDTNYDATLIGWQSLDKGESKIPSDIQLDASGLNYCAGLDARALLVSEQNWSIVGDNFDLSCRLENLRGKSGNENEEMSYLVDRLKEGYENTTLHYQIDAASLDVGMLLDENTGRLTWTPTEEDNGTYEVTITLSYEDEELSQVITITVNEINQAPELALTNQSVHALQTLNYTIPATDADLPANTLTYTLDQASLDLGMTLDASTGAFSWTPVDGQQGEYSVTVTVSDGTAEVSAEFVVTVDDVLAVASPWAEEVSLYPSPANEQFNLTLSNDYQGPITLRIINLSARVVMEYSFEKRSEAFQQIVSVDQLPAGTYILKLSTGNEVVLTQKVLKN from the coding sequence TTGAGCAAATACCTCCGTCTCTTACTAGCGCTCATGCTCCTTACTAGCTACAGCACACAGGCTCAGGATCGTCCCTTCATCACCACCTGGGAGACCACAGAGTCAAATGAAAGCATCACCATCCCTACCGCACGATCAGGCTACAGCTACACCGTAGACTGGGGTGATGGTAGTACAGATGAAACTGTCTATACGAGAGGTGCTACACACAGCTACGAGGATGCAGGCATCTATACAGTCTCCATCACAGGAGACTTCCCAAGAATCTACTTCAACGATAGGGGAAGTAACAAATACAAAATACTAACTATCGAGCAATGGGGGGATATAGAGTGGAGGAGTATGGAAAGTGCTTTTTCAGGTTGTAATAAACTAACTCTATCACCAGACCTTTCTGACACACCTGACTTAAGTAGAGTCAATAGTATGAAATACATGTTTCATAGAACTAGTTCATTAATAAATGGCAATCTGAATGAATGGGATGTGAGCAATGTAACCAATATGGACCACACTTTTGCCTACTCTGCCTTCAATGACGATCTAAGTGATTGGGATGTGAGTAAAGTAACAGATATGAGATATATGTTTTGGCATTCATCATTCAATCAAGATCTATCAACATGGGATGTAGGTAATGTGACTGTGATGACCGCAATGTTTTGGGGAACTCCATTCAATGGGGACATATCTAATTGGGACGTCAGTAATGTGACTTACATGGGCGGAATGTTTTTGGGGACTTCATTCAATGGGGACATATCTAATTGGGACGTCAGTAATGTGACTTACATGGACTTAATGTTTGAGAAGGCTCAATTCAATGGAGACATATCTAATTGGGATGTAAGTAATGTAGCCTCCATGAGCCATATGTTTCATGATACCGATTTTAATGGAGACATTTCATCTTGGGATGTAAGTAGTGTGATTAACATGACTGGAATGTTTAAGCAAAACAATTTTTTTAATCAAAATATATCAGACTGGGATGTGAGTAGTGTAACCCACACCGCTCAAATGTTCGAGGAAGCCAAGTCTTTTAACCAAGATCTCGCTAACTGGGACATTAGTCAATTGGAAGAAATGGATAACATGTTTGATTTTTCAGGCATGTCTAACAATCAATATGATAGATTGCTTGAAGGCTGGAGCACACTAGATAATGGAGAAACCCAAATTCCAGAAGGCTTAACATTAGGAGCTAGTGAAATAGCATACTGCAATGGAGGGGAAGCAAGAGAGCAATTGATCAATGACTATGGTTGGACAATAAATGATGCTGGTCAGGAATGTACTTCATTTATCACTACGTGGAAAACCACTACCACAGACGAAACGATTACTTTACCAACTACTGGCACAGGATACAGCTACACCGTCGATTGGGGAGATGGGTCTTCGGACGAAACGATTTATGCCGCTGGTGCTAGTCACAGCTACACCGATGCAGGCACCTATACTGTAACTATTAGTGGGGATTTTCCAAGAATACACTTCAACAATGCTGGTGACAAAGACAAGATCCAATCCGTAGAGCAATGGGGCACTGGACTTTGGAGCAGTATGGAAGGTGCATTTTATGGTTGTAGCAATTTAATCATCAATGCAAGTGATGCGCCTAACTATAAAGAAGTCAAAAGCCTATCTAATGCCTTCAAAGAGGCTAGTAAGTTCAATGCTACTGTCCATCTATGGGATGTGTCAAATGTAACAGATATGTCGGGCACGTTTGAAAATGCCAGCACTTTCAATCAAAGCCTAGGGCAATGGGACATCAGTCAAGTCACAGACATGAAGAATCTATTCTCTGGAACAGCAATTACAGATACCAACTATGACGCTACATTGATTGGATGGCAAAGCCTGGATAAGGGTGAATCTAAAATCCCAAGTGACATTCAACTAGATGCCAGCGGATTGAATTATTGTGCCGGATTGGATGCCAGGGCACTTTTGGTTAGTGAACAAAACTGGAGTATCGTGGGCGACAACTTCGATTTGAGTTGTCGCTTGGAGAATTTGCGTGGAAAGTCAGGAAATGAAAACGAAGAAATGTCTTATTTGGTAGACCGACTCAAGGAAGGCTATGAAAACACGACCTTACACTACCAAATAGATGCTGCGTCGTTAGATGTAGGTATGTTGCTAGATGAAAACACAGGAAGATTAACTTGGACACCAACTGAAGAAGATAACGGCACATATGAAGTAACAATTACACTCTCATATGAAGACGAGGAGTTATCTCAGGTTATAACCATCACCGTAAACGAAATCAACCAAGCACCTGAGCTTGCACTGACCAACCAAAGCGTCCATGCACTGCAGACACTCAACTACACTATCCCCGCCACAGACGCAGATCTCCCAGCCAATACCTTGACATACACATTGGATCAGGCCTCATTGGACTTGGGCATGACGCTGGATGCCAGCACAGGAGCCTTCAGTTGGACACCGGTGGATGGTCAGCAAGGAGAGTACAGCGTCACCGTCACTGTCAGTGATGGTACAGCGGAAGTATCTGCTGAGTTTGTGGTCACCGTAGACGATGTATTGGCAGTGGCCAGCCCATGGGCGGAAGAAGTAAGCCTCTACCCTAGCCCGGCAAATGAGCAATTCAACCTGACCCTGAGCAATGACTATCAGGGACCAATAACACTACGTATCATCAACCTTTCTGCCAGAGTGGTGATGGAGTATTCTTTCGAGAAACGATCCGAAGCTTTTCAGCAAATTGTGTCTGTTGACCAGTTACCTGCAGGCACCTATATTCTAAAGCTCAGTACAGGAAACGAAGTAGTGCTGACGCAGAAGGTTTTGAAGAATTGA
- a CDS encoding LytR/AlgR family response regulator transcription factor — translation MKAILVDDTKLARQELGYLLKGIADIDVVAEAANVDEAKTLIEEHRPDLIFLDIQMPGKDGFALLEELDEVPEVIFVTAYNEYAMKAFDFNALDYLQKPVKAERLARALNKVRDRLAGKLAPEKERLTESSQVFVKDGEHCWFVELKNIRIFEIYDNYTKIYFEDQTPMIPRTLNYMEKRLDPQVFFRANRQQIINLKWIDKVEPWFSGSIRIHLRDDSIVEVSRRQTLKFKELMSF, via the coding sequence ATGAAAGCGATATTAGTTGATGATACGAAACTAGCCAGACAGGAACTGGGCTACTTGCTGAAAGGAATCGCTGACATTGATGTGGTGGCCGAGGCAGCCAACGTTGATGAAGCCAAAACCTTGATCGAGGAACATCGCCCAGACCTGATCTTTCTCGACATCCAGATGCCGGGCAAAGATGGGTTTGCGCTACTCGAAGAATTGGACGAAGTGCCGGAGGTCATTTTCGTCACGGCCTACAACGAGTACGCGATGAAAGCCTTCGACTTCAATGCACTCGACTACCTGCAAAAACCAGTTAAGGCCGAACGCCTGGCGCGCGCACTCAACAAGGTACGCGATCGTCTGGCTGGAAAGCTAGCCCCGGAAAAAGAACGACTGACGGAAAGCAGTCAGGTATTCGTGAAAGATGGGGAACACTGCTGGTTCGTGGAGCTAAAAAACATCCGCATCTTTGAGATCTATGACAACTACACCAAGATCTATTTCGAAGACCAAACTCCTATGATTCCGCGTACGCTCAACTACATGGAGAAGCGACTCGATCCACAGGTTTTCTTCCGCGCCAATCGCCAGCAGATCATCAATCTCAAATGGATCGACAAAGTAGAACCCTGGTTCAGTGGCAGCATCCGCATCCATCTGCGCGATGACTCCATCGTAGAGGTATCACGCAGGCAGACGCTGAAGTTTAAAGAGTTGATGAGTTTTTAG
- a CDS encoding sensor histidine kinase, translating into MKDSSKTLLYWFCQLLGWGIYIAILILSVKFNKPDAMSPQMIVAQFIIGTSTLFASHGIRWTIKKKQWLDLGIGALILRLLMASILGSILSNLNVHILLYLIFDWFDNFHAFEWSNVPIYVFNLSFMLFMWSILYVGFKSIESARKNKIEKLTTQTALKDAELIALKAQINPHFLFNSLNNIRALILQDQMKARDMVTNLSDILRYSIEFSKREKVTIAEEIDILKNYLDLESIQYDGRLNYQVKADENTLNCIIPPMVIQTLAENAVKHGISQLKEGGEITIEVTKSDEDLEIRIANTGQIKPSSNGTGIGIKNATSRIQWLFNAAPSFTLAQKEEQVVATLILPAKYESDIS; encoded by the coding sequence ATGAAAGATTCATCTAAAACACTCCTCTACTGGTTTTGCCAACTGCTCGGATGGGGCATTTATATTGCCATACTTATCCTTAGTGTAAAATTCAACAAGCCTGACGCTATGAGCCCGCAAATGATTGTGGCGCAATTCATCATCGGTACTTCTACCCTTTTTGCCTCTCATGGCATTCGCTGGACTATCAAAAAGAAACAATGGCTGGATTTGGGAATAGGCGCATTGATTTTAAGACTTCTGATGGCCAGTATCCTGGGCTCTATCCTCAGCAACCTGAATGTTCATATATTGCTCTATTTGATCTTCGATTGGTTCGACAATTTCCATGCTTTCGAATGGAGCAATGTCCCTATCTATGTATTTAATTTATCTTTTATGCTATTCATGTGGAGTATTCTGTATGTCGGATTCAAATCCATAGAAAGCGCCCGTAAAAACAAAATCGAAAAACTGACAACCCAAACCGCCCTGAAGGATGCAGAATTGATTGCGCTGAAGGCTCAGATCAACCCACACTTTCTTTTCAACTCGCTCAACAACATCCGAGCACTCATTCTACAGGATCAAATGAAAGCCCGAGACATGGTCACCAACCTTTCAGACATCCTGCGCTATTCCATCGAGTTTAGCAAGAGAGAAAAAGTAACGATCGCAGAAGAGATCGACATTCTGAAAAACTACCTGGACCTGGAAAGCATCCAGTATGACGGACGTCTAAACTACCAGGTCAAGGCGGATGAAAATACGCTCAACTGTATCATCCCTCCTATGGTCATACAGACTTTGGCAGAAAATGCCGTAAAACACGGGATCTCCCAATTGAAGGAAGGGGGTGAAATAACCATCGAAGTGACCAAAAGCGATGAAGATCTGGAAATACGCATAGCGAACACGGGGCAAATCAAACCATCCTCCAACGGAACGGGCATCGGAATAAAAAATGCTACTAGCCGTATCCAATGGTTGTTCAATGCGGCCCCTTCTTTTACTTTAGCACAAAAGGAAGAGCAAGTGGTGGCGACTTTAATACTACCGGCGAAATATGAAAGCGATATTAGTTGA
- a CDS encoding alpha/beta fold hydrolase → MNKTLNTMRKLICNQNPLTPWIAILIGLLTAISVSSNGQSANSLSFEVEVTGQGPDLIFIPGLTCDGAVWDETAAKLSNSYTCHVITLPGFAGKEAIDVSEGFCPKMSTEIITYAQGLDHPSIIGHSLGGFLALDMLSKEPALFDRAIIVDGLPFLAAVTNPYATEESMKEASKAIIAAQAQMSEEQFVQQQRSTLQTMITAEEDIETAMQWGLASDRATVNQAMYELYTTDLRDEMSQVKTPVLVLGAYIAYKQYGVTKEMTMKNFESQFALLEEVKIELSDKGKHFIMWDDPEFFMQQTEAFLSDIF, encoded by the coding sequence ATGAACAAAACACTAAACACCATGCGAAAACTAATCTGCAACCAAAACCCGCTGACACCCTGGATCGCCATCCTTATCGGTCTACTTACAGCCATCTCTGTCAGCTCCAATGGGCAAAGCGCCAACTCTCTATCTTTCGAAGTTGAAGTAACTGGGCAGGGCCCTGATCTCATTTTCATCCCGGGACTTACTTGCGATGGAGCGGTTTGGGACGAAACAGCCGCCAAGTTGAGCAACAGCTATACCTGCCATGTAATTACCCTTCCTGGCTTTGCTGGAAAGGAAGCCATCGATGTGTCTGAAGGATTCTGCCCTAAAATGAGCACTGAGATCATCACCTACGCACAAGGACTCGATCACCCTTCTATCATCGGCCATAGTCTCGGTGGGTTTCTAGCCCTGGATATGCTGAGCAAGGAACCTGCACTATTTGATCGTGCGATTATAGTAGACGGTCTACCTTTCCTCGCAGCAGTCACGAACCCCTATGCCACCGAAGAATCTATGAAAGAAGCCTCCAAGGCCATCATCGCTGCACAAGCGCAAATGAGCGAGGAGCAGTTCGTCCAGCAGCAGCGCAGCACGCTCCAAACTATGATCACTGCTGAGGAAGACATCGAAACGGCCATGCAATGGGGACTGGCCAGCGATCGCGCCACCGTCAATCAGGCCATGTACGAACTCTACACCACAGACCTTCGCGACGAAATGAGTCAGGTGAAAACGCCTGTTTTAGTGCTAGGCGCTTACATAGCCTACAAGCAGTACGGCGTGACCAAAGAAATGACAATGAAGAATTTCGAATCACAGTTTGCACTGCTCGAAGAGGTAAAGATCGAACTTTCAGACAAAGGCAAGCACTTCATCATGTGGGATGATCCTGAGTTTTTTATGCAACAGACGGAGGCTTTTTTAAGCGATATTTTCTAA
- a CDS encoding ankyrin repeat domain-containing protein, whose amino-acid sequence MPIRANLIIVLFCLPLSVFCQVISSDSIQDETLVDSLKQNQWTAESCERELLNAVKNKDYNLAQKLLEADCDPNGQERPENISRDCPLTWAVSQNDTSMIQLLLHFGADPNYKRGDSWLSPFHFAAGQETEAFSLLLAAGGDVNTVSKHRYTPIYKAILKGRLENVKLLIEAGAPLEPDSLNFNYGPLHIAAIYGQNEIIKYLLEKGVNPNALYYEEPGGDCYVCFMNVSPIEMAAGSPDLNDEERLSTVRLLCENGAAINETEENDYDPLHFAVLTESEKTIEYLLEKGADIGLSLIEAARQPNVNTMRILIEAGADVNLSHPRSGSPINNALFYTLDGPMPEEDMMKRLPAVELLLDAGAKVDQSTIDAVYKMQWDEVICLFEDYCLIDD is encoded by the coding sequence ATGCCTATTAGAGCCAACCTCATTATTGTACTTTTCTGTTTACCACTTAGCGTTTTTTGCCAAGTGATTTCCAGTGACTCAATTCAAGATGAAACTCTTGTGGATTCATTGAAGCAGAATCAGTGGACTGCTGAAAGTTGTGAAAGGGAACTCTTGAACGCTGTTAAAAACAAAGATTACAATTTAGCTCAAAAATTGTTAGAGGCAGATTGTGATCCAAATGGTCAAGAGAGACCTGAAAATATCTCCCGTGATTGCCCTCTTACTTGGGCTGTATCTCAAAATGATACTTCAATGATTCAGCTCTTGTTACATTTTGGAGCTGATCCCAATTATAAAAGGGGAGATTCATGGTTGAGTCCATTTCATTTTGCGGCGGGACAAGAAACGGAAGCTTTTTCCTTGTTACTGGCTGCAGGGGGAGATGTGAACACTGTCAGTAAGCATAGATATACTCCCATATATAAGGCAATACTTAAGGGGCGGTTAGAAAATGTAAAACTTTTGATTGAAGCTGGAGCTCCATTAGAGCCTGATTCCTTAAACTTCAACTATGGCCCACTACATATAGCCGCAATTTATGGACAGAATGAAATCATCAAATACCTTTTAGAAAAAGGGGTAAATCCCAATGCACTCTATTATGAGGAGCCTGGTGGTGATTGTTATGTTTGTTTTATGAATGTTTCGCCCATCGAAATGGCCGCAGGAAGTCCTGATCTGAATGATGAAGAAAGATTAAGTACTGTACGTCTTTTGTGTGAGAATGGAGCGGCAATTAACGAAACAGAAGAGAATGATTATGATCCTTTGCACTTTGCTGTTTTAACGGAAAGTGAGAAAACTATAGAATACCTATTAGAAAAGGGTGCCGATATAGGCCTATCATTGATAGAAGCTGCTCGTCAACCCAATGTGAATACGATGAGGATTTTGATAGAGGCTGGTGCCGATGTGAATCTCTCTCATCCTAGATCAGGATCTCCAATAAACAATGCGCTCTTTTATACTTTAGATGGCCCAATGCCTGAAGAAGATATGATGAAGCGGTTGCCAGCCGTTGAGTTGTTATTAGATGCCGGTGCTAAAGTGGATCAAAGTACAATTGATGCGGTGTATAAGATGCAGTGGGATGAGGTGATATGTTTATTCGAAGATTATTGTTTGATTGATGATTAA